One genomic window of Polyangium aurulentum includes the following:
- a CDS encoding type I polyketide synthase: protein MSPLERALLALEKMEAKLAAAERERSEPIAIVGLGCRFPGGGDDPGSFWRALRDGTDAITEIGPERWGTSAAAGSPSVSKAGVLPAIDQFDAAFFGVSSREAAAMDPQHRLLLEVAWEALEDAAIPAPNLEGSRTGVFFGLSAHDYERVLSQVPHEMDIHEGTGNSACFAAGRASHFLGLRGPCLTIDAACASSLASVHLACGSLRRRDCDMALAGGVHLILSPLGSAYLAALQILSPDGRCRVLDAEAAGYGRADGCGVVVLKRLSDALRDGDRIRALIRGSASTHNGRSTSLTAPSVQAEAVAVRDALADARVQPTQIGYVELHSTGSPLGDAVEIDALKEVLGGPRADGSACVLGSVRTNLGHTEAASGMASLIKAVLCLESELIPRNLHFKRLNPRISLDGTPFAFPTVEVPWRRASAPRFAGVSSSGISGTNVHAVLEEAPLAPRPAAAAKRPLHLLPLSGRDEAARDAQVSRLIAHLSRHPELPLEDVCHTAAAGRTHFEHRIALVVTSREQTLQDLQALRAGEAPRSCARGYVARGIARSRVAFVVAGEASQMRGFEPSLYDALPALRDAVVECDAIIQPLLGRSITPYLLAAGPAFASPVDEPVGELGLFVLQYALARLWRSWGVEPNAVLGDGVGECVAACVAGVFRLEDALALTAARASLRSSARGGAEALEQVLSRIRFGRPRIAFIGGAQSGPPTTPDFWRDWARAPARREESAARLARQEYAALIRVGPAPSKQEHNGLEAASLLPSLQHDQGDWQTLLSSLGHLYARGIDVDWNSFDKPFSFRRVALPTYPFQRKRCWVEAIAGRGGAQDPSGEHPLLGQRLAPFAHEPDLAGWELALDRTRLSRLGPTRVAGLSLLPLGAMIALAQAATREASSAGPSTVELFIEAPALLDEATSRAQVLVQTSPEGKAALQIFVRRRSAASWQRVARGCISPAEAVQDRQPVRPALPPRPELLEEIPASTWRRALAQAGVAPHAPRIDRVWQREGESLARLSASSLDADQAAGSLVQVAAALASITHPAGTGAPWLAQAVERLQIHAHGRGPAWLSLAWSARDAREAKLDAAWLAEDGTLLADARGIRLSAAEPFDLLRRAGEDSLADAFYERIWIVPPPSAPLAMHAAERRHFLILGDRGGLGETLSARMKDEGHSATLFSRDEFERGPERLDLVVATNRAFSDIVHLWGLDVSSADAPTTAAVLDAQRAGCDVALRLGGFAVEHPRPPRFWFVTRGAEPAGGAAASLEASALRGLARALAVEHPQLWAGTIDLDPDSDALDAGRLTEALLAPYSEDQIIHRRGRSLVARLARAPSPRRGEPLVLRSDRTYLVTGGAGALGLAIARRLIERGARAMVLLDEPVGARSLQARADGVRALETLGAEVRIEAADVADRQAMAQILERLPLPLGGVVHAAGATGGAEAMLFGAGAAEARASAFRTRILGALVLHELTLGTPLDFFVLMSSTALVHASRGHAHAAIADQFLATLAHHRRAQGLSGMSLQAAPLADAASSPELVASAWRAGLIPLSEGALLDALERALLDGRAEPIVARFDWEIIGAAYEPGRGTLFEGFASDISDLPRRLALASPEEGRRLLGRLCRAHVARLLERDPGELPEDRPFFELGLNSILGVQLTNALGDALGVTLPAALVLEHPTVSSLAEHLASRLLPGAAEVASARGAAGPWTYDPILPLRKSGARPPFFCVHPVQGMAVVFRALALHVGDDQPFYGLHARGVDSEDPPLDRFEDMAALYVKAIRGIQPQGPYRIGGYSYGAYVAFEMAQQLTRAGEQVEHLVLMDAPMLGAAENSRSPLALFVRWCGLDVDEEQLSRLSLGEQALYLARTTTDLLLLPPDLAESRRQLRVHEAHLAALISYVFAPYPGRITLLRAMEAVAGGSNAVLGPDYGWDLLCPGRVEMHDIPGTHFNAIAEPHVRGLAAVLRRILS, encoded by the coding sequence ATGTCTCCCCTGGAACGCGCGCTGCTCGCGCTCGAGAAAATGGAGGCGAAGCTCGCGGCTGCGGAGCGCGAGCGCTCGGAACCCATCGCCATCGTGGGCCTTGGCTGCCGCTTCCCGGGGGGAGGCGACGATCCTGGCAGCTTCTGGCGCGCGCTGCGGGACGGCACGGATGCCATTACCGAGATTGGTCCAGAGCGCTGGGGCACGAGCGCTGCCGCGGGGTCGCCGAGCGTGAGCAAGGCGGGCGTGCTGCCCGCCATCGACCAGTTCGACGCGGCGTTCTTCGGCGTGAGCTCGCGCGAGGCGGCGGCGATGGATCCACAGCACCGGCTGCTGCTCGAGGTCGCATGGGAGGCGCTCGAGGACGCGGCCATTCCCGCGCCCAATCTCGAAGGGAGCCGGACCGGCGTGTTCTTCGGGCTTTCGGCGCACGATTACGAGCGCGTCCTGTCCCAGGTGCCGCACGAGATGGACATCCATGAAGGGACGGGCAACAGCGCTTGCTTCGCGGCCGGACGAGCGTCGCATTTCCTCGGCCTGCGCGGGCCTTGCCTCACGATAGATGCCGCGTGCGCTTCCTCGCTCGCGTCGGTGCACCTCGCTTGCGGGAGCCTGCGTCGCCGTGACTGCGACATGGCGCTCGCCGGGGGCGTGCACCTCATCCTTTCTCCGCTCGGCTCGGCCTATCTCGCCGCTTTGCAGATCCTCTCCCCCGATGGCCGCTGCCGGGTCCTCGACGCCGAAGCCGCGGGTTATGGGCGAGCCGATGGTTGCGGCGTGGTGGTCCTCAAGCGGCTATCCGATGCATTGCGGGATGGTGACCGGATCCGGGCCCTCATCCGAGGCTCGGCGTCGACCCACAACGGCCGCTCGACGAGCCTCACGGCGCCCAGCGTGCAGGCCGAAGCCGTGGCCGTTCGCGACGCCCTCGCGGACGCTCGGGTGCAGCCCACGCAGATCGGCTATGTCGAGCTGCACAGCACAGGGTCTCCGCTGGGCGATGCCGTCGAAATCGATGCGCTCAAGGAGGTGCTGGGAGGACCGAGGGCCGATGGCTCCGCCTGTGTCCTCGGCTCGGTGAGGACCAACCTCGGACATACCGAGGCCGCATCGGGAATGGCCAGCCTCATCAAAGCGGTGCTGTGCCTGGAGAGCGAGCTCATCCCGAGGAACCTTCACTTCAAACGTCTGAATCCGCGCATCTCGCTCGACGGTACGCCCTTCGCATTTCCCACCGTCGAGGTTCCTTGGCGGCGCGCGAGCGCCCCCCGGTTTGCCGGCGTGAGCTCGTCCGGCATCAGCGGCACCAACGTTCACGCCGTTCTGGAAGAAGCTCCCCTCGCGCCGCGCCCCGCGGCCGCAGCAAAGCGACCGCTGCACCTGCTCCCGCTCTCCGGCCGCGACGAGGCGGCTCGCGACGCGCAGGTTTCGCGCCTCATCGCGCATCTCTCACGACACCCGGAGCTGCCGCTCGAAGACGTCTGCCATACCGCGGCGGCCGGGCGCACCCATTTCGAGCACCGCATCGCGCTCGTCGTCACCTCGAGGGAACAGACCCTCCAGGATCTGCAAGCGCTGCGCGCGGGCGAGGCGCCGCGAAGCTGCGCGCGGGGGTACGTCGCGCGAGGCATTGCCCGGTCCAGGGTGGCGTTCGTGGTCGCAGGCGAAGCCTCGCAGATGCGTGGGTTCGAGCCCTCCCTGTACGACGCGCTGCCGGCATTACGGGACGCCGTCGTCGAGTGCGACGCCATCATCCAGCCCCTCCTGGGACGTTCCATCACCCCCTATCTCCTCGCCGCCGGGCCGGCATTCGCTTCACCGGTAGACGAGCCGGTGGGCGAGCTCGGTCTGTTTGTCCTGCAATATGCGCTCGCTCGCCTGTGGCGCTCGTGGGGCGTCGAACCGAACGCCGTCCTCGGCGACGGCGTCGGCGAGTGCGTGGCCGCCTGCGTCGCGGGGGTCTTCAGGCTCGAGGACGCGCTCGCGCTGACCGCCGCGCGCGCCAGCTTGCGCTCCTCTGCCAGGGGAGGCGCAGAGGCGCTCGAGCAGGTGCTCTCCCGGATTCGCTTCGGGCGTCCCAGGATCGCGTTCATCGGGGGAGCGCAATCCGGCCCTCCTACGACGCCCGATTTCTGGAGGGACTGGGCGCGCGCCCCGGCGCGGCGCGAGGAGAGCGCGGCCCGGCTCGCTCGGCAGGAGTACGCGGCGCTGATACGCGTAGGCCCTGCGCCGTCGAAGCAGGAGCACAATGGCCTCGAGGCGGCCAGTCTCCTGCCGTCGCTGCAGCACGACCAGGGGGATTGGCAGACGCTGCTCTCGAGCCTCGGGCACCTCTATGCGCGCGGCATCGACGTCGATTGGAACAGCTTCGATAAACCATTTTCATTCCGGCGCGTTGCATTGCCGACGTACCCCTTCCAGCGTAAGCGCTGCTGGGTCGAGGCGATTGCGGGCAGAGGCGGGGCGCAGGACCCGTCGGGCGAGCACCCGCTGCTCGGCCAGCGCCTCGCGCCCTTTGCGCACGAGCCAGATCTCGCTGGCTGGGAGCTTGCGCTCGACCGCACGCGTCTGAGCCGCCTCGGGCCCACTCGCGTCGCCGGGCTCTCGCTCCTTCCGCTGGGAGCCATGATCGCCCTCGCGCAGGCTGCCACGCGCGAAGCGTCGAGCGCTGGGCCGAGCACGGTCGAGCTTTTCATCGAGGCCCCGGCCCTCCTCGACGAGGCGACCTCTCGCGCACAGGTGCTCGTCCAGACGAGCCCCGAGGGGAAGGCGGCGCTGCAGATCTTCGTCCGCCGCCGCTCGGCTGCGTCCTGGCAGCGCGTGGCCCGCGGATGCATCTCGCCGGCGGAGGCCGTACAGGACCGCCAGCCAGTTCGTCCGGCCCTGCCGCCGCGCCCCGAACTGCTCGAGGAGATCCCGGCGTCGACGTGGCGACGGGCGCTCGCGCAGGCTGGCGTCGCGCCCCACGCACCGCGCATCGACCGCGTCTGGCAGCGGGAGGGCGAGAGTCTAGCGCGGCTCTCGGCGAGCTCGCTGGATGCCGATCAGGCGGCCGGCAGCCTCGTGCAAGTCGCCGCTGCCCTCGCGTCGATCACACACCCGGCAGGCACTGGTGCGCCGTGGCTGGCGCAGGCCGTCGAGCGGCTGCAGATCCACGCGCATGGCCGCGGTCCTGCGTGGTTGAGCCTCGCATGGTCCGCTCGCGACGCGCGCGAGGCGAAGCTCGACGCCGCGTGGCTCGCCGAGGATGGGACGCTCCTCGCGGACGCGCGGGGGATACGGCTGTCGGCCGCCGAGCCCTTCGACCTGTTGCGGCGGGCGGGAGAGGATTCGCTCGCCGACGCGTTTTACGAGCGCATCTGGATCGTGCCCCCGCCGAGCGCGCCCCTGGCAATGCACGCGGCCGAGCGCCGCCATTTTCTGATTCTGGGCGATCGCGGCGGTCTTGGCGAGACCCTGTCGGCCCGAATGAAGGACGAGGGCCACTCGGCTACGCTCTTCAGCCGGGATGAGTTCGAGCGTGGCCCCGAGCGGCTCGATCTGGTTGTCGCAACGAACCGTGCTTTCTCCGATATCGTACATCTCTGGGGGCTCGATGTGTCGTCCGCAGACGCGCCGACGACCGCTGCGGTGCTCGACGCGCAGCGCGCGGGATGCGACGTTGCGCTTCGCCTTGGCGGGTTCGCGGTCGAGCATCCTCGACCCCCGCGGTTTTGGTTCGTCACGCGGGGTGCGGAGCCCGCCGGAGGTGCGGCCGCGTCGTTGGAGGCGTCTGCGCTCCGAGGGCTCGCGCGCGCTCTCGCCGTCGAGCACCCGCAGCTCTGGGCAGGGACCATCGATCTCGATCCCGACTCCGACGCGCTGGATGCTGGGCGCCTGACCGAGGCGCTCCTGGCGCCGTACAGCGAGGACCAGATCATCCATCGGCGGGGCCGCTCTCTCGTGGCGAGGCTCGCCCGTGCCCCGAGCCCACGGCGCGGCGAGCCGCTCGTCCTCCGGTCGGACCGCACCTATCTCGTCACGGGCGGCGCCGGCGCGCTCGGTCTGGCCATTGCGCGCAGGCTCATCGAGCGCGGAGCGCGTGCGATGGTGCTGCTGGACGAGCCGGTGGGTGCGAGGTCATTGCAAGCGCGCGCCGACGGGGTGCGCGCGCTCGAGACGCTCGGGGCCGAGGTACGGATCGAGGCGGCGGACGTGGCCGACCGGCAGGCGATGGCCCAGATCCTCGAGCGTCTTCCGCTTCCGCTCGGGGGCGTGGTTCACGCGGCGGGAGCCACGGGCGGCGCCGAGGCGATGCTCTTCGGCGCGGGCGCCGCGGAGGCACGCGCATCAGCCTTTCGGACCCGGATCCTCGGCGCCCTCGTGCTGCACGAGCTCACGCTGGGGACGCCCCTCGATTTCTTCGTCCTCATGTCGTCGACGGCGCTCGTGCACGCCTCCCGAGGGCACGCGCACGCGGCCATTGCAGACCAGTTTCTGGCCACGCTCGCGCACCACCGGCGCGCTCAGGGTTTGTCAGGGATGAGCCTGCAGGCAGCCCCGCTCGCCGATGCCGCTTCCTCCCCCGAACTCGTCGCGTCCGCGTGGCGCGCAGGCCTGATCCCGCTCTCCGAGGGGGCGCTGCTCGACGCCCTCGAGCGCGCGCTCCTCGACGGACGCGCGGAGCCGATCGTGGCGCGGTTCGACTGGGAGATCATCGGGGCCGCGTACGAGCCTGGGCGAGGGACGCTGTTCGAGGGATTTGCCTCCGACATCAGCGACCTGCCGCGGCGCCTCGCGCTTGCGAGCCCGGAGGAGGGCCGGAGGCTGCTCGGCAGGCTTTGTCGCGCGCACGTGGCGCGCCTGCTCGAGCGCGATCCGGGCGAGCTGCCGGAAGACAGGCCATTCTTCGAGCTTGGGCTGAACTCCATTCTCGGCGTCCAGCTCACGAATGCGCTCGGTGATGCTCTCGGCGTGACGCTGCCGGCGGCGCTCGTCCTCGAGCATCCGACCGTTTCTTCGCTCGCAGAGCACCTCGCGTCGCGGCTGCTGCCAGGCGCGGCCGAGGTGGCCTCCGCGCGAGGTGCGGCCGGGCCGTGGACCTACGATCCGATCCTGCCGTTGCGCAAGAGCGGCGCGCGCCCACCCTTTTTCTGTGTGCATCCTGTGCAGGGAATGGCGGTAGTATTTCGAGCGCTCGCCCTTCACGTGGGGGACGATCAACCATTCTACGGGCTGCACGCGCGCGGCGTGGACAGCGAAGACCCCCCGCTCGATCGATTCGAGGACATGGCGGCCCTCTACGTGAAAGCCATTCGTGGCATCCAGCCGCAAGGGCCCTACCGTATCGGGGGATATTCTTACGGCGCGTATGTCGCATTCGAGATGGCACAGCAGCTCACGCGCGCCGGCGAGCAGGTCGAGCACCTCGTCCTGATGGATGCCCCGATGCTGGGCGCGGCAGAGAACTCCCGGTCGCCGCTTGCCCTTTTCGTCCGCTGGTGCGGCCTCGACGTGGACGAGGAGCAACTCTCACGGCTATCGCTGGGAGAACAGGCGCTCTATTTGGCCCGCACGACGACCGACCTCCTGCTGCTGCCGCCGGATCTGGCAGAGTCGCGCAGGCAGCTCAGGGTGCACGAGGCTCATCTGGCCGCGCTGATCTCGTACGTCTTCGCGCCCTATCCGGGTCGGATCACCTTGTTGCGGGCGATGGAGGCCGTCGCAGGCGGCTCCAACGCGGTGCTCGGTCCCGATTATGGCTGGGACTTGCTATGCCCGGGGCGCGTCGAGATGCACGACATCCCCGGCACCCATTTCAACGCGATCGCCGAGCCTCACGTGCGGGGGCTCGCCGCCGTCCTGCGCCGGATCCTCTCCTGA
- a CDS encoding cytochrome P450 translates to MTDPAAGSFFDPAILANPYPLYAKLREDAPVFWFAPAQSWLLTRYADIVSILKDTHRFSSNRVQQILDSQVGEAQREAFSAFVRVASKWLFVLDPPDHTRIRNLVSRAFTPATVERTRSHAQAIVTELLDKVQPAGRMDVVADLAFPTAALVIARMLGAPDEDCPKFLPWSTDLGIFIGIAPPEADAARRAQRSLEEMVDYFKHLIALRRSDPRNDLMSKLIAAEDQGNILDEDELYATCILLLSAGHETTQNLIGNGLLLLLQHPEERQKLVRAPSLIKTAVDEMLRYEPPVQCFGRIAKEDIVLRGQTIKRGQHVLASFAAANRDPERFEQPEVFDITRADNPHLSFGYGIHFCPGSTLGRMEAQIVITEVLRRMPNIELESETLDWHAANLMLRGLKTFPVKF, encoded by the coding sequence ATGACCGATCCGGCAGCCGGCAGCTTCTTTGACCCCGCGATCCTCGCCAATCCATACCCGCTCTACGCGAAGCTGCGCGAGGATGCGCCGGTCTTCTGGTTTGCACCCGCGCAATCGTGGCTCCTGACCCGCTATGCGGATATCGTCTCGATCCTGAAGGACACGCATCGCTTCTCCTCGAATCGCGTCCAGCAGATCCTGGACAGCCAGGTGGGCGAGGCGCAGCGGGAGGCTTTCTCCGCGTTCGTGCGCGTGGCGTCCAAGTGGCTGTTCGTGCTCGACCCGCCGGATCATACGCGCATTCGTAACCTGGTCTCTCGGGCATTCACTCCTGCCACCGTGGAGCGGACGCGCTCGCATGCGCAGGCCATCGTGACGGAGCTGCTCGACAAGGTCCAGCCTGCGGGACGAATGGACGTGGTGGCGGACCTGGCTTTTCCAACGGCGGCGCTCGTCATCGCCCGCATGCTCGGCGCTCCGGACGAAGATTGTCCCAAATTCCTGCCTTGGTCGACGGACCTCGGCATCTTCATCGGTATCGCGCCTCCGGAGGCAGACGCCGCGCGACGAGCGCAGCGGAGCCTCGAGGAGATGGTCGATTACTTCAAGCACCTCATCGCGCTCCGTCGCAGCGATCCCCGCAACGATTTGATGAGCAAGCTCATCGCGGCCGAGGATCAGGGCAACATCCTCGACGAAGACGAGCTTTATGCGACGTGCATCCTGCTGCTCTCGGCAGGGCATGAGACCACGCAAAACCTCATCGGCAACGGGTTGCTCCTGCTACTGCAGCACCCCGAAGAGCGGCAGAAGCTCGTCCGCGCCCCCTCCCTCATCAAGACGGCCGTGGACGAGATGCTCCGCTACGAGCCGCCCGTCCAGTGCTTCGGGCGCATCGCAAAGGAGGACATCGTCCTTCGCGGGCAGACGATCAAGAGAGGGCAACACGTGCTCGCCTCATTCGCCGCGGCCAACCGAGACCCCGAGCGATTCGAGCAGCCCGAGGTCTTCGACATCACGCGCGCAGACAATCCACACCTTTCTTTCGGCTATGGAATCCATTTCTGCCCGGGTTCCACGCTCGGACGGATGGAAGCGCAGATCGTCATCACCGAGGTCTTGCGGCGCATGCCGAACATCGAACTGGAATCCGAAACGCTCGACTGGCACGCAGCCAACCTGATGCTCCGCGGTCTCAAGACTTTTCCGGTGAAGTTCTAG
- a CDS encoding IS701 family transposase, whose protein sequence is MTADKPSSSTDKLTEDHWERELERWLEPFLREFGYPSQRKWAPVYLRGLLAPGDRKSIEPMAARICPGETQQLHHFVSTSTWDTSGHERVLLEKADALVGGRGAHLIVDDTALVKKGRHSVGVAQQYCGQLGKNANCQALVSVTLARDEIPVPVALRLYLPEEWAQDPERRRRVRVPEDVTFQAKWRIALEEVERVVRSGVEFDDVLADAGYGSCAEFRRGLSDLGLKWAVGVQSNFCVYAKSVHVQIPTSQSHMGRPRTRGEPSAMPMKAKDVFAALERKAFRTIVWRSGTKGPLQASFAAVRVRPADGPSVLGRRHGPGEEAWLVCEKRTSGEKKYYLSNYPPKTDLDTLAAVIKARWACEQAHQQMKEELGLDHFEGRSWAGLHHHALLTMMAFAFLQHLRQLENKAPAQRPAA, encoded by the coding sequence GTGACCGCGGACAAACCTTCGTCTTCGACGGACAAGCTGACCGAGGACCACTGGGAGCGCGAGCTGGAGCGCTGGTTGGAGCCATTTCTGCGCGAGTTTGGCTACCCGTCGCAGCGCAAGTGGGCGCCGGTCTACCTGCGTGGGTTGCTCGCTCCCGGGGACCGCAAGAGCATCGAGCCGATGGCGGCGCGCATCTGCCCTGGGGAGACGCAGCAGTTGCACCACTTCGTCTCGACCTCCACGTGGGACACCAGCGGGCACGAGCGAGTCTTGCTCGAGAAAGCAGACGCGCTCGTCGGAGGCCGGGGCGCCCATCTCATCGTCGATGACACCGCGCTCGTGAAAAAGGGCAGACACTCGGTGGGCGTTGCCCAGCAGTATTGCGGGCAGCTCGGCAAGAACGCCAATTGCCAGGCCCTCGTCTCGGTCACGCTCGCGCGCGACGAGATTCCTGTTCCCGTCGCACTTCGGTTGTACTTGCCCGAAGAGTGGGCCCAAGACCCCGAGCGCCGGCGTCGCGTGCGAGTTCCCGAGGACGTGACCTTCCAGGCCAAGTGGAGGATCGCGCTGGAGGAGGTCGAGCGTGTCGTTCGCTCCGGCGTAGAGTTCGACGATGTGCTGGCCGACGCTGGTTACGGTAGTTGCGCGGAGTTTCGCCGCGGACTTTCGGACCTCGGGCTCAAGTGGGCTGTGGGCGTGCAGTCCAACTTCTGCGTTTACGCCAAGTCGGTACACGTCCAAATACCCACCAGCCAGAGCCATATGGGACGTCCACGCACGCGTGGTGAGCCCTCGGCCATGCCGATGAAGGCCAAAGACGTATTCGCTGCGCTGGAGCGCAAGGCCTTCCGTACCATCGTGTGGCGCAGCGGGACCAAAGGCCCTCTACAAGCAAGCTTTGCGGCCGTCCGCGTGCGTCCCGCTGACGGGCCATCGGTACTCGGTCGACGCCACGGTCCCGGGGAGGAGGCATGGTTGGTATGCGAGAAGCGTACGAGCGGCGAGAAGAAGTACTATCTCTCGAACTACCCGCCCAAGACCGACCTCGACACCCTCGCTGCCGTAATCAAGGCGCGTTGGGCCTGCGAACAGGCACATCAACAGATGAAAGAAGAGCTCGGCCTCGACCACTTCGAGGGGCGCTCATGGGCAGGCCTGCACCATCACGCGCTGCTGACCATGATGGCCTTCGCGTTCCTCCAGCATCTGCGTCAACTCGAAAATAAAGCACCGGCGCAGCGGCCCGCCGCCTAG
- a CDS encoding terpene synthase family protein, which yields MSDEIIVPQLYCPFPSRINPSVERANDYSVDWVRRMELVPAFMSELTFRMIKVAELSGRTFAEAGPEALELITAWNSWLHFWDDQCDEADIGRRPEMVAARESRFMRILRGDGLRPDDGPIALALHELCKRMRAMASADWMERFIHRVSEYFEACVWEAKNRATHKVPDVATYILRRRQSGAVYTEFVLFEIALGVVLPKEAREHPVIERLSRMANNVVSWSNDVISFDKEMERGDFHNLPLVLQSEHRISLQEAVFRAAGFVECEVRSFIEWEAAIPTFGPQVDPGVRTYVSFLRDWMRGNIDWSLKSGRFRPGETVRASALKMMGMASG from the coding sequence ATGAGCGACGAGATCATCGTTCCTCAGCTATATTGCCCATTTCCTTCCAGAATCAATCCAAGCGTCGAGCGCGCGAATGACTACTCGGTCGATTGGGTCCGGAGGATGGAGCTGGTCCCGGCGTTCATGTCGGAGCTCACGTTCCGGATGATAAAAGTCGCCGAGCTGTCCGGTCGCACGTTCGCCGAGGCCGGGCCCGAGGCGCTCGAGCTGATCACGGCCTGGAATAGCTGGCTGCATTTCTGGGACGATCAATGCGACGAGGCCGATATCGGCAGGCGACCCGAGATGGTCGCGGCGCGGGAGTCTCGTTTCATGCGGATCCTCCGCGGCGACGGGCTCCGCCCCGATGACGGCCCCATCGCGCTCGCGCTGCACGAGCTGTGCAAGCGGATGAGGGCAATGGCGAGCGCCGACTGGATGGAGAGATTCATCCACCGCGTGAGCGAATACTTCGAAGCGTGCGTCTGGGAGGCGAAGAACCGCGCCACCCACAAGGTACCCGACGTGGCCACGTACATCCTGCGCCGCCGCCAGAGCGGCGCCGTGTACACCGAGTTCGTGCTGTTCGAGATCGCGCTCGGGGTGGTCCTGCCGAAAGAGGCGCGCGAGCACCCCGTCATCGAGCGGCTGAGCCGCATGGCGAACAACGTCGTGAGCTGGTCGAACGACGTCATCTCGTTCGACAAGGAGATGGAGCGCGGCGACTTCCATAACCTGCCCCTCGTGCTCCAGAGCGAGCACCGGATCTCCCTGCAGGAGGCCGTCTTCAGGGCCGCCGGCTTCGTCGAATGCGAGGTCCGGTCGTTCATCGAATGGGAGGCCGCCATCCCGACATTCGGCCCTCAGGTCGACCCGGGCGTGCGCACCTATGTGAGCTTCCTCCGCGACTGGATGCGGGGGAACATCGACTGGTCGCTGAAATCGGGACGCTTCCGGCCGGGGGAGACCGTGCGCGCGTCGGCGCTCAAGATGATGGGGATGGCAAGCGGCTGA
- a CDS encoding S8 family serine peptidase: MPRPQLQSIPERLDASQRFTGRGVVLALVDSGFYPHPDLMRPRRRIKAYADATSEEAVADDFFTPRNWSWHGTMTACTAAGNGYVSGGRYRGLASDAEVVLIKAGLSDGRILGKHVAHAIRFPLRYPHLGIRILNVSLAAPSNDPDLADVEAAVAEVVAAGITVFAAAGNTPGRPSRPPASAPEAITVGGLDDKGDRHGDPSLWPSSYGTIRPGLDKPDLVAPAIWVPAPMLPGTLVAREAGALFQLLSVLEELSVEQGFSETRQRATHEERASVNGLIEAVAARITRQKYIGVDYQHVDGTSFASPIAASVAAQMLEANAELTPAQIREGLLATAAAMPHYPKIEQGAGLLRPRQAVMWALQRKQDKHAAAVEDGALE, from the coding sequence ATGCCTCGCCCCCAACTCCAAAGCATCCCCGAGCGCCTCGACGCCTCCCAGCGCTTCACCGGCCGCGGCGTCGTCCTCGCCCTCGTCGACAGCGGCTTCTACCCGCACCCCGACCTCATGCGCCCGCGGCGCCGCATCAAGGCCTACGCCGACGCGACGAGCGAAGAGGCGGTCGCCGATGACTTCTTCACCCCGCGCAACTGGTCCTGGCACGGGACCATGACCGCCTGCACGGCCGCAGGAAACGGCTACGTCTCCGGCGGGCGCTACCGCGGGCTCGCGAGCGACGCGGAGGTGGTCCTCATCAAGGCAGGCCTGTCCGACGGCCGCATCCTCGGCAAGCACGTCGCCCACGCGATTCGCTTTCCCCTGCGCTACCCGCACCTCGGCATCCGCATCCTGAACGTCTCGCTCGCCGCCCCCTCGAACGACCCCGACCTGGCCGACGTCGAGGCCGCCGTCGCCGAGGTCGTCGCGGCCGGCATCACCGTCTTCGCCGCCGCAGGCAATACCCCGGGACGACCCTCGCGCCCGCCCGCCTCGGCCCCCGAGGCCATCACCGTCGGCGGCCTCGACGACAAGGGCGACCGCCACGGCGACCCCTCGCTCTGGCCCTCGAGCTACGGCACGATCCGCCCTGGCCTCGACAAACCCGATCTCGTCGCCCCCGCCATCTGGGTCCCGGCCCCGATGCTCCCCGGCACGCTCGTCGCGCGCGAGGCAGGCGCGCTCTTTCAGCTCCTGTCGGTGCTCGAAGAGCTGTCGGTCGAGCAGGGCTTTTCAGAGACGCGCCAGCGGGCCACGCACGAGGAGCGCGCCTCGGTGAACGGGCTCATCGAGGCCGTCGCCGCGCGCATCACGCGCCAGAAATACATCGGCGTCGATTACCAGCACGTCGACGGCACCTCGTTCGCCTCGCCCATTGCAGCGAGCGTCGCGGCGCAGATGCTCGAGGCGAACGCCGAGCTCACCCCGGCCCAGATCCGCGAGGGCCTGCTCGCCACGGCCGCCGCAATGCCGCATTACCCCAAGATCGAGCAGGGCGCGGGCCTATTGCGGCCCCGGCAAGCGGTCATGTGGGCGCTTCAGCGAAAGCAGGACAAGCACGCGGCCGCGGTCGAGGACGGGGCGCTCGAATAG